The Virgibacillus sp. MSP4-1 genome has a segment encoding these proteins:
- a CDS encoding DNA adenine methylase, which translates to MNDSLINHWDIDLNYTGENEYSSFFSTNGSFHGYPAKAFPKMVSTIIQLLRSQYNIRSVLDPFVGSGTVGLEAKYSGLDFLGSDLNPLSILLARTKVLTVHNTYTIKEIEKFLDNELNDSVIAEDDIPNFNKIDYWFKEKNIQEISIIRKKVDKFLSTRTKKYREQFALILFTALSATIRKSSLSRNDEFKLYRMSPKKIKEHNIDSKKEFRENVEVILDMLQKINFPQQTEVNSEVYLSNAKDLSYMGNRKVDLILTSPPYGDSKSTVAYGQYSKLSLQWLGDLIKKYLNIPISTENCDEDLLGGKNSQTTSIGSQILKESETLSSLYDVMNKKVGHERKRYGEVLSYLNKLISNDKTQEKLSLISGFSNNSLLWELITERLRLTILRKLKEIGTLSDKKVKEIAKYQAYKKMDSLAIGDKRHFYKTYKMIMENIPKVKETIKRKISSYEKRKKEVMHFFEDLYAVVIKTNEVLNKDGIQAWIVGHRTVMGDITINFERILSEWFSNLGYVNVTSLSRDYSFKRLPHSINSTILRNEEIQTMLQEYILIVQKERG; encoded by the coding sequence ATGAATGATTCTCTAATAAACCATTGGGATATTGATTTGAACTACACTGGAGAAAATGAATACTCCTCATTTTTTAGTACAAATGGAAGTTTCCATGGATATCCAGCAAAAGCATTTCCAAAAATGGTTAGCACAATAATACAGTTATTACGGTCTCAATATAACATTAGATCAGTACTCGATCCATTTGTTGGTAGTGGAACTGTTGGACTTGAAGCTAAGTACTCAGGACTAGATTTTTTGGGATCAGATCTAAATCCTCTTTCAATACTGTTGGCTAGAACGAAAGTCTTAACTGTACATAATACATATACAATTAAAGAGATAGAAAAATTCTTAGACAATGAGCTAAATGATTCAGTAATAGCTGAAGATGATATACCAAATTTTAATAAAATTGATTATTGGTTTAAAGAAAAAAACATTCAAGAAATATCGATAATAAGAAAAAAGGTAGATAAATTTTTATCAACAAGAACCAAAAAATATAGAGAACAGTTTGCCCTAATTCTTTTTACGGCCCTTAGTGCTACTATTAGAAAAAGTTCTCTTTCAAGAAACGATGAGTTTAAATTATATCGCATGTCACCCAAAAAAATAAAAGAGCACAATATTGATTCAAAGAAAGAGTTTAGAGAGAATGTAGAAGTTATTTTAGATATGCTTCAAAAGATAAATTTCCCTCAGCAAACAGAGGTTAATTCTGAAGTGTACTTGAGTAATGCTAAAGACTTAAGTTACATGGGTAATCGGAAAGTAGATTTGATTTTAACCTCCCCACCATATGGGGATTCTAAAAGTACTGTTGCATACGGTCAATACTCAAAACTATCTTTACAATGGTTAGGTGACTTAATCAAAAAGTATTTAAATATTCCGATTTCAACAGAAAACTGTGATGAGGATTTATTAGGTGGTAAAAACTCTCAAACTACTAGTATTGGTTCTCAAATACTAAAAGAATCCGAAACTTTAAGTTCTCTTTATGATGTTATGAACAAAAAGGTTGGACATGAAAGAAAGAGATATGGTGAGGTGTTATCATATCTAAATAAATTAATTTCTAATGACAAAACTCAAGAAAAGCTGTCTTTAATCAGTGGCTTTAGTAACAATAGCTTACTATGGGAATTAATCACAGAAAGACTTCGGTTAACCATTTTAAGAAAGCTTAAAGAAATAGGAACCCTAAGTGATAAAAAAGTAAAAGAAATAGCTAAATATCAAGCATATAAAAAGATGGATTCTTTAGCAATCGGGGACAAGAGGCATTTTTACAAGACTTATAAAATGATAATGGAGAATATTCCTAAAGTAAAAGAGACAATAAAAAGAAAAATTTCATCTTATGAAAAAAGAAAAAAAGAAGTTATGCACTTCTTTGAGGACCTATATGCTGTAGTGATAAAAACTAATGAGGTACTTAATAAAGATGGTATTCAAGCCTGGATTGTTGGTCATAGAACAGTTATGGGCGATATTACAATAAACTTTGAGAGAATCCTGTCAGAATGGTTTAGTAATTTAGGTTATGTTAATGTTACTTCGCTTAGTAGAGATTATTCATTTAAAAGGTTACCTCATAGTATAAACTCCACAATATTAAGAAACGAAGAAATACAGACAATGTTGCAAGAATACATTCTAATAGTTCAAAAAGAAAGGGGATGA
- the istB gene encoding IS21-like element helper ATPase IstB codes for MKDKIEAYAKRLKLSWIREHFHEVEAENHQEYLLKLFEQEVQNREERKINLLLNQAQLPKTGNQPFQWEHIQIPQGISREEILEGHFIHQKENLILYGGVGTGKTYLATLLSLNAIHSFGSKVKFFTVASLANKLIEANQKGSLPKLMKQIEKLDLLILDELGYIPLHKEGAELVFQVISMCYETKSLVITTNLQFGQWNHVFGDPILTEAVIDRLIHHSHLLVFNGESFRYKESLLQQ; via the coding sequence ATGAAGGACAAGATCGAAGCCTATGCGAAACGCTTAAAGTTAAGTTGGATACGAGAACATTTTCATGAAGTAGAAGCAGAAAATCATCAGGAGTATCTCTTAAAGCTATTCGAACAAGAAGTACAAAATAGAGAAGAGAGAAAAATTAATTTATTATTAAATCAGGCACAACTGCCAAAGACCGGAAATCAGCCATTTCAATGGGAACATATCCAAATCCCTCAAGGGATTAGTCGGGAAGAGATACTTGAAGGGCATTTTATCCATCAAAAGGAAAATCTCATTCTATATGGCGGTGTTGGCACAGGAAAGACCTATTTGGCAACATTACTTAGCTTGAATGCCATACATAGCTTTGGCAGTAAAGTGAAGTTCTTTACGGTGGCATCTCTAGCAAATAAATTAATTGAGGCGAACCAAAAAGGTTCCCTCCCTAAACTAATGAAACAGATAGAAAAATTGGACTTACTCATCTTGGATGAATTAGGTTATATTCCTCTTCATAAAGAGGGTGCAGAATTGGTATTTCAAGTGATCTCCATGTGTTACGAAACCAAAAGCTTAGTAATAACGACGAACCTTCAATTTGGTCAATGGAATCATGTTTTTGGAGATCCAATTTTAACGGAGGCAGTCATAGATCGCCTCATTCATCACTCACATTTACTTGTATTTAATGGTGAAAGCTTTCGTTACAAAGAGTCTTTACTTCAACAATAA
- a CDS encoding lipopolysaccharide biosynthesis protein: protein MLNKIEAKLGKTKFGALLTMSGKIYSALVSYITLIIIARLLSVENFGVYTFFMSLVTFLVVVASAGSENILLSLVSKRKEKGAKYFQRTVLTVLFLVTIFSFLVIAFMLLTQGIIGEMVNIQNYREGLLIFIWVVFFQSLIIYFRALNQAEFLFIKAITPENYIRPTILFFLVCLAYLIGISNLKIISISYLLSFLITAIIVVLWKTVLFKRVKLKHFSVDKEVLKLFPQFMSIKLLNQASNFLPVFLMGIYLTSDAIGIFRASQQTTILVSFILVSVNMVFAPTISNLYSKNKLADLKAFYAKTTKWTFVLGGYISALVMLNSDLILNLFGQEFTQWNMVLIVLAFGQLVNASTGSSGYLLLMTNNQRYMILLTLTQVVSVIILSLLTVNVWGIYGIAVSVAAGIIILNILQLLYVWWKLGIHPIDAQYIGVIFTIVLSGIVTWGMGELFINQTSIINSIILSILYSLVFVVVFLKLGLTRAERREGFGVVKGLYSKIKR from the coding sequence ATGCTTAATAAGATAGAAGCAAAACTAGGGAAAACAAAATTTGGTGCATTATTAACAATGTCCGGAAAAATTTATAGTGCACTTGTTAGCTATATTACACTAATCATCATAGCAAGGCTGTTATCCGTTGAAAATTTCGGGGTATACACTTTTTTTATGTCCTTAGTTACTTTTCTAGTTGTCGTAGCCAGTGCAGGTTCCGAGAATATTTTACTCTCACTTGTGTCAAAGCGGAAAGAAAAGGGAGCCAAGTATTTTCAACGGACAGTTTTAACTGTTCTTTTTTTGGTTACTATTTTTTCATTTTTAGTGATTGCATTTATGTTACTAACCCAAGGTATTATTGGTGAAATGGTTAATATACAAAACTACCGTGAAGGACTATTAATTTTTATATGGGTTGTGTTCTTTCAATCTCTTATTATATATTTTAGGGCACTTAATCAAGCAGAGTTCTTATTTATTAAGGCAATTACTCCTGAAAACTACATTCGCCCGACCATACTCTTTTTCCTGGTATGTTTAGCCTATCTCATAGGGATAAGCAATTTGAAAATCATATCCATTAGCTATTTATTAAGCTTTTTAATAACAGCAATCATAGTAGTATTATGGAAAACAGTGCTATTTAAACGGGTAAAATTGAAGCATTTTTCTGTTGATAAAGAGGTATTGAAATTATTCCCCCAATTTATGTCAATCAAACTACTAAACCAGGCCAGTAATTTTCTTCCCGTATTTTTAATGGGAATTTATTTGACTTCGGATGCAATAGGCATATTCAGAGCTTCCCAGCAAACGACTATTTTAGTATCTTTTATACTGGTTTCAGTGAATATGGTTTTTGCCCCGACAATTTCTAATTTATATAGCAAAAATAAATTAGCCGATTTGAAAGCATTCTACGCAAAAACAACAAAATGGACCTTTGTTTTAGGTGGCTATATTTCCGCACTGGTCATGTTAAATTCGGATTTAATTTTAAATTTATTTGGCCAGGAATTCACTCAGTGGAATATGGTGTTAATCGTATTAGCCTTTGGACAATTGGTCAATGCTTCGACAGGATCAAGCGGGTATCTATTGTTAATGACGAACAATCAAAGATACATGATCCTTTTAACATTAACGCAAGTTGTTTCAGTCATAATATTATCGTTACTAACGGTTAATGTTTGGGGAATTTATGGTATAGCAGTGTCCGTCGCTGCAGGGATTATAATACTGAACATCCTTCAATTATTGTACGTATGGTGGAAGTTGGGGATTCATCCTATCGACGCTCAATACATTGGGGTGATCTTTACCATAGTTCTTTCTGGAATAGTAACGTGGGGCATGGGTGAATTGTTTATTAATCAAACTAGTATCATTAACTCTATCATTTTGTCTATTCTTTATAGTTTGGTATTTGTTGTGGTGTTTTTAAAGCTTGGATTAACCCGTGCTGAGAGACGTGAAGGGTTTGGTGTGGTTAAGGGCTTGTATTCTAAAATTAAACGGTAA
- the rfbB gene encoding dTDP-glucose 4,6-dehydratase, translated as MTKKKVLVTGGAGFIGGNFVQYMVHKYPDYEIYNLDLLTYAGDLTKHREIEKNANYHLIQADIADHETILPLFEREQFDFVVHFAAESHVDRSITDPGVFVRTNVLGTQVLLDAAKHVGIEKFVHISTDEVYGELDFNPATFFTEQTPLQPNSPYSASKASSDLLVRSYHETYNLPVNITRCSNNYGPYHFPEKLIPLTISRVLNNEKVPVYGDGKNIRDWLHVYDHCAAIALVLHDGVNGEVYNIGGHNERTNLEVVQTIIKALGKSEELIEFVEDRLGHDKRYAIDPAKLEQLGWEPKYRFESGIEQTIQWYLENKNWWENIISGEYQKYFEQQYKLQR; from the coding sequence ATGACGAAGAAAAAAGTTCTTGTAACTGGAGGAGCAGGTTTTATCGGCGGTAATTTTGTTCAATATATGGTTCATAAATATCCCGATTACGAAATTTATAATTTGGACTTATTAACCTATGCAGGGGACTTAACAAAACATCGTGAAATAGAAAAGAATGCGAATTATCATTTGATCCAGGCAGACATTGCAGATCATGAAACCATTCTTCCTTTATTTGAACGAGAACAATTTGACTTTGTCGTCCATTTCGCTGCTGAAAGTCACGTCGATCGTTCCATTACCGATCCAGGAGTGTTTGTACGCACGAATGTTTTAGGCACACAAGTCCTGCTGGATGCAGCTAAACATGTAGGCATTGAGAAATTTGTCCACATATCAACGGATGAAGTATACGGAGAATTGGACTTTAACCCGGCGACCTTTTTCACAGAACAAACCCCTTTGCAGCCGAACAGTCCATATAGCGCAAGTAAGGCATCATCAGATTTACTTGTTCGATCTTACCATGAAACCTATAACTTACCAGTTAATATTACACGCTGCTCGAATAACTATGGTCCCTATCACTTTCCAGAGAAATTAATTCCGTTAACCATTTCGCGAGTATTAAATAATGAGAAGGTGCCCGTTTACGGAGATGGAAAGAACATTCGTGATTGGTTACATGTTTATGATCATTGTGCAGCTATTGCTTTGGTACTGCATGATGGTGTTAATGGTGAAGTCTACAATATCGGCGGGCATAATGAACGGACGAATTTAGAAGTCGTGCAGACGATTATTAAAGCTCTAGGGAAGTCAGAAGAGCTTATAGAGTTTGTCGAGGATCGATTAGGGCATGATAAGCGATATGCGATAGATCCTGCTAAATTAGAGCAGCTAGGTTGGGAGCCTAAATATAGGTTTGAATCAGGGATTGAGCAAACGATTCAGTGGTATTTGGAGAATAAAAACTGGTGGGAGAATATTATTAGTGGAGAATATCAGAAGTATTTTGAACAGCAATATAAATTACAAAGGTGA
- the rfbD gene encoding dTDP-4-dehydrorhamnose reductase codes for MKVMVTGYTGQLGYDVVKRGQKQGLDMVGVSTKDFDLTKEEEVTSYIEKVNPDAIIHCAAYTAVDQAEDDKENCWNVNVKGTTYIAQAAKKIGAKFMYISTDYVFDGQGEQPFEVTDETTPTGYYGQTKLAGEKAVQELLDHWFIVRISWVFGINGKNFVKTMLRLAETKEELNVVGDQFGSPTYTFDLARLLIDMIQTDKYGTYLASNEGVCTWAEFAEEIFAQSEKDVKVNAISTEEYPTRADRPKNSRMSKQKLVDNGFHRLPDWRGALQRYLIELEQE; via the coding sequence ATGAAGGTAATGGTTACAGGTTATACAGGTCAATTGGGATATGATGTGGTAAAACGTGGACAAAAGCAAGGACTTGATATGGTTGGGGTCAGTACCAAAGATTTTGACCTTACAAAGGAAGAAGAAGTTACATCTTATATTGAAAAGGTAAATCCGGATGCAATTATACACTGTGCAGCTTATACTGCTGTTGACCAGGCCGAGGATGACAAAGAGAACTGTTGGAATGTTAATGTAAAAGGAACAACATATATAGCCCAGGCAGCAAAAAAGATCGGGGCTAAGTTTATGTATATTAGTACGGACTATGTGTTTGACGGGCAAGGTGAACAGCCATTTGAAGTAACGGATGAAACGACACCTACCGGGTATTATGGACAGACAAAACTGGCTGGAGAAAAAGCTGTACAGGAACTATTGGATCATTGGTTCATTGTTCGCATTTCATGGGTCTTCGGCATCAATGGAAAAAACTTTGTCAAAACAATGTTGAGACTGGCTGAAACGAAAGAGGAATTAAATGTCGTTGGGGATCAATTTGGTTCGCCAACTTATACATTTGATCTTGCCAGACTATTAATCGATATGATTCAGACAGATAAATATGGAACTTATCTTGCATCTAATGAAGGTGTTTGCACATGGGCGGAGTTTGCTGAAGAAATCTTTGCACAGTCAGAGAAGGACGTGAAAGTAAATGCCATTTCCACAGAGGAATACCCAACTCGAGCAGACCGTCCCAAAAATTCACGTATGTCCAAACAAAAGTTAGTGGACAACGGTTTTCATCGACTGCCAGACTGGCGGGGTGCGCTTCAAAGATACCTAATAGAATTGGAACAGGAGTGA
- the istA gene encoding IS21 family transposase: MLAVAEIDYIRHEVNQKGETYASVGRKMGIDPRTVNKYANQEEFKKKEKQKRKAPVLDPVKPILDKWLKEDLKKKKKYQRTSKKMYQQLKKFHSFKGSDRTVRDYVSRRKKELKETMEDAALPLESIPGTAQVDFGTAPFKYLSEVIDLPYLVMSFPHCNGFYFQVFPSENTECLLEGLQRIFHHMGGVPKIIRFDNFSPAVKKIFSKGERELTDTFERFVLHYGFQYEFCNPGKGNEKGHVEAMVKYVRNNFLLPENTIVDLDHFNETLWTLAEEDRERLHYDKQVLQSKLYEEDQASWLMLPEKKFECARYKEVKADKYGIVTIDKKQYSTTPRFAKQKVRVSITYNEIIILNEDNDVIVKHDRLYGVKRKSMIWQPYLDLLSKRPRAIKYSSLYNQFPAVWSDYLRNCTEEEQKNALRLLGSLLKNNDFSLLNEALTMASSHGHPSADQIKHCFYSLLHKDNTYDTIEPNISVPEMPAVTRGLSHYDSLLQERGES; this comes from the coding sequence ATGTTAGCAGTGGCTGAAATTGATTATATCAGACATGAGGTAAATCAAAAAGGAGAAACATATGCCAGCGTAGGTAGGAAGATGGGGATTGATCCGCGTACAGTAAATAAATATGCAAATCAAGAGGAATTCAAAAAGAAGGAAAAACAAAAGCGCAAAGCTCCAGTACTGGACCCTGTTAAGCCTATTTTAGACAAGTGGTTAAAAGAAGATTTAAAAAAGAAAAAGAAGTACCAAAGAACGTCAAAGAAAATGTATCAACAGTTAAAGAAGTTTCATAGTTTCAAAGGATCCGATCGAACAGTGAGGGATTATGTATCTCGAAGAAAAAAGGAATTAAAAGAAACGATGGAGGATGCTGCATTACCTCTTGAATCCATCCCTGGTACGGCTCAGGTTGACTTTGGAACAGCACCTTTTAAGTATCTGTCCGAAGTGATTGACTTGCCATATCTGGTTATGTCGTTTCCGCATTGTAATGGGTTTTATTTTCAAGTATTTCCTTCGGAAAATACAGAGTGTTTACTAGAAGGGTTACAACGGATATTCCACCATATGGGCGGGGTACCCAAAATCATTCGGTTTGATAATTTCTCTCCAGCCGTGAAGAAAATTTTTTCTAAAGGAGAACGTGAATTAACCGATACGTTTGAGAGATTTGTTTTACATTATGGCTTTCAATATGAGTTTTGTAACCCTGGAAAGGGCAATGAAAAAGGGCATGTCGAAGCCATGGTGAAATATGTAAGAAATAACTTTCTCTTACCAGAGAATACGATTGTAGATCTTGACCATTTTAACGAAACATTATGGACCTTAGCCGAAGAAGACCGTGAGCGTCTACATTATGATAAACAGGTCCTTCAATCTAAATTATATGAAGAAGATCAAGCCAGCTGGCTCATGTTGCCTGAAAAGAAATTTGAATGTGCTCGCTATAAAGAAGTAAAAGCAGACAAGTATGGCATCGTTACTATAGATAAAAAGCAATATTCTACTACTCCTAGATTTGCCAAGCAAAAAGTAAGAGTATCTATTACTTATAATGAAATTATTATTTTGAATGAAGATAACGATGTCATCGTCAAACACGACCGACTATATGGTGTGAAACGGAAATCAATGATCTGGCAACCATATTTAGATTTATTATCTAAACGACCGCGAGCTATCAAATATTCGAGTCTTTATAACCAATTTCCAGCTGTTTGGTCTGATTATTTAAGGAACTGTACGGAGGAAGAACAGAAGAATGCCTTGCGCTTATTAGGAAGTCTTCTAAAGAATAATGACTTTTCATTGTTGAATGAAGCTTTAACGATGGCCTCTTCACATGGTCATCCAAGTGCTGATCAAATTAAGCATTGTTTTTATTCTCTTCTTCATAAAGATAATACTTATGATACGATCGAGCCTAATATTTCAGTACCGGAAATGCCGGCAGTAACAAGAGGGTTATCCCATTATGATTCTCTTCTTCAAGAAAGGGGTGAATCATAA
- a CDS encoding sulfotransferase has translation MSKQVVVLGMHRSGTSTVALILQALGVNMGDSLLGSSSGNPYGHAEDMDFLQLNNHMLDSVKSSWDFPPNNKKIRNSFHENRKDIEKMIKEKNKNELWGWKEPRTTLFAEKYHDLLDNPYYICVKRDELEVAKSLKKRNRMPIRKGIKLSRQYNSHLDSFLKAKDPQEVLNINFKDLHNPDNNIINQFINFLEINPTEEQIRNASQIIKPLDKVRGNREKLKKEENKNNFKKVFKHPVKAVKFIFREGWRHFKYHLGV, from the coding sequence ATGAGTAAACAGGTAGTCGTTTTAGGAATGCATCGATCAGGAACTTCAACCGTCGCTTTAATATTGCAGGCATTAGGCGTGAATATGGGAGATAGTTTGCTTGGTTCCTCCTCTGGTAATCCTTATGGTCATGCAGAAGATATGGATTTTCTGCAACTTAACAATCATATGTTAGACAGCGTTAAAAGTTCATGGGATTTCCCGCCTAATAATAAAAAAATAAGAAATTCATTTCATGAAAACCGTAAAGATATAGAAAAGATGATTAAAGAGAAGAACAAGAATGAATTATGGGGATGGAAAGAGCCACGTACAACGCTTTTCGCTGAGAAATATCATGATCTATTGGATAACCCATATTATATTTGTGTGAAAAGAGATGAATTAGAAGTAGCTAAATCCTTAAAGAAGAGAAATAGAATGCCCATCAGAAAAGGGATAAAGCTTTCCAGACAATATAATAGCCATTTAGATTCATTTCTAAAAGCAAAAGATCCCCAGGAAGTCCTTAATATAAATTTTAAGGACTTGCATAATCCAGATAACAATATCATTAATCAGTTTATTAACTTTTTAGAGATAAATCCTACTGAAGAACAAATAAGAAATGCTTCTCAGATCATTAAACCATTAGATAAAGTTCGAGGTAATAGAGAGAAACTGAAAAAGGAAGAGAACAAAAATAATTTTAAGAAGGTTTTTAAGCATCCTGTTAAAGCTGTGAAATTTATTTTCCGGGAAGGATGGCGGCATTTTAAATATCATCTGGGAGTTTAA
- the rfbC gene encoding dTDP-4-dehydrorhamnose 3,5-epimerase, whose protein sequence is MEFIKTKLEGVVIIEPAVHGDHRGWFMESYNQKDFEQAGINLNFVQDNHSFSATKGTLRGLHYQSNPKAQTKLVRCTKGSIYDVAIDIRKGSPTFGEWVGVELTAENKKQFLIPKGFAHGFMTLTEDAEVQYKVDEFYAPECDRGILWNDPVIGIEWPMDVTPVLSEKDKNAPTLNEADNNFIYGE, encoded by the coding sequence ATGGAGTTTATTAAAACAAAATTAGAAGGTGTAGTGATTATTGAGCCTGCTGTACACGGAGACCATCGTGGCTGGTTTATGGAATCCTATAATCAAAAGGATTTTGAGCAAGCGGGCATTAATCTGAATTTTGTTCAGGATAACCATTCATTTTCTGCAACCAAAGGCACTTTGAGAGGTTTACATTACCAGTCTAATCCAAAGGCTCAAACAAAATTAGTACGATGCACGAAAGGATCCATTTATGACGTGGCAATCGATATCCGTAAAGGAAGTCCAACTTTTGGTGAATGGGTCGGTGTTGAATTAACGGCTGAGAATAAGAAACAATTCCTTATTCCAAAAGGATTTGCCCACGGATTTATGACATTAACGGAAGATGCAGAAGTGCAATATAAGGTAGATGAATTCTATGCACCAGAATGTGACCGTGGAATCCTGTGGAATGATCCTGTCATTGGGATTGAATGGCCAATGGATGTTACGCCTGTTTTATCGGAAAAAGATAAAAATGCTCCAACACTAAACGAAGCCGATAATAATTTTATTTATGGAGAGTAA
- a CDS encoding O-antigen ligase, producing MKDDNNSYDQDINISWILIVSLSAIFYIISYYKIYETNIFIYIGKYILFIMFIFGIYRKVKKNLVIHYQFIFFSALLALSCLLNLLYVVSSTNLSIITSLSNFIIYFITGIVAVYLYPKIDFSLFKSILIIYLVISFLFIILPSLISVNDSTSYILNNVRYRFTGPFNNPNELSQFSVIVFFISIRLWYIFSKVPLKILLIITAFSSVYLVYLSQSRAGIIIVTLTLIAWFMIKIYLIVPKKIFVSIVLFLSTTSLILLLLLLNLSNYNFNLNLNEFSSGRIANWLRIISVDNWQTFFFGIGQKEGMGSHNGFLEIYQFYGIFGLFIWLFIIIRLLYKKIYANTLRIYRFSQISVGIVCLIIIYHMFEGALVSIANVSSIYFWLELSQRN from the coding sequence ATGAAAGATGACAATAATTCGTATGATCAGGATATTAATATTAGTTGGATTCTAATAGTCTCATTGTCGGCAATTTTTTATATCATTTCATATTACAAAATATATGAAACTAACATATTTATATATATTGGAAAATATATTCTTTTCATTATGTTTATTTTTGGTATTTATAGAAAAGTTAAGAAAAATTTAGTTATTCATTATCAATTTATTTTTTTTTCAGCATTATTAGCACTATCATGCTTACTTAATTTACTTTATGTAGTTAGTAGTACAAATCTTAGTATAATTACTTCTTTATCAAATTTTATTATATATTTCATTACAGGAATCGTAGCTGTATATTTGTATCCTAAAATAGACTTTTCATTATTTAAATCTATATTAATAATTTATTTAGTGATATCTTTTCTATTTATAATTTTGCCTTCTCTAATCAGCGTAAATGATTCTACATCATATATTCTGAATAATGTAAGATATAGATTTACGGGACCTTTTAATAACCCAAATGAACTTAGCCAATTTTCTGTAATAGTTTTTTTTATATCAATAAGACTTTGGTATATATTCTCTAAAGTACCCTTAAAAATTCTTTTGATAATTACAGCATTCTCCAGTGTTTATCTAGTGTATCTATCTCAATCAAGGGCTGGAATAATAATTGTTACATTAACATTAATAGCTTGGTTCATGATTAAAATCTATTTAATTGTCCCCAAAAAGATTTTTGTTTCTATAGTTCTTTTTTTAAGTACTACTTCATTAATTCTTTTACTATTACTACTTAATTTGAGCAATTATAATTTCAACCTTAATTTAAATGAATTTTCTAGTGGGAGAATAGCGAATTGGTTAAGGATAATAAGTGTAGATAACTGGCAAACCTTCTTTTTTGGAATAGGCCAAAAAGAAGGAATGGGATCTCACAACGGCTTTTTGGAAATTTATCAATTCTATGGTATTTTTGGTCTATTTATTTGGCTGTTTATAATAATTAGATTATTATATAAAAAGATATATGCAAACACATTGAGGATTTATAGATTTAGTCAAATTTCAGTTGGTATTGTTTGTTTAATAATAATATATCACATGTTTGAGGGGGCTTTAGTTTCAATAGCTAATGTTTCTAGTATTTATTTCTGGTTAGAATTGTCACAGCGTAATTAA
- the rfbA gene encoding glucose-1-phosphate thymidylyltransferase RfbA, translating into MKGVILAGGSGTRLYPLTKVTSKQLLPVYDKPMIYYPLSILMLAGIKDILIISTPEDTPRFETLLGDGSEFGINLHYKIQPSPDGLAQAFLIGEEFIGDDSVAMILGDNIYYGSGLTKILQKAAKKEQGATVFGYHVQDPERFGVVEFDENNKVISVEEKPQFPKSNYAITGLYFYDNRVVDIAKNVKPSSRGELEITSITEEYLKLGELEVELLGRGYTWLDTGTHQTLVDATNFVKTVEEHQGVKISAPEEVAYINGWITKEHLWECGERLSKTEYGQYLMKVANGEIQY; encoded by the coding sequence ATGAAAGGAGTAATATTAGCAGGTGGTAGTGGCACTCGCCTCTATCCATTAACAAAAGTAACAAGTAAACAACTCTTACCAGTATACGATAAGCCTATGATATATTATCCATTATCGATCTTGATGCTTGCTGGAATCAAGGATATTTTAATCATATCCACTCCAGAAGATACACCTCGTTTTGAGACATTATTAGGAGATGGATCAGAATTCGGAATAAATCTCCACTATAAAATACAGCCGAGCCCGGACGGATTAGCTCAGGCTTTTTTAATTGGAGAAGAATTTATTGGCGATGATTCCGTTGCAATGATTCTAGGAGATAATATTTACTATGGCAGTGGGCTAACCAAGATACTGCAAAAGGCAGCAAAAAAAGAACAAGGCGCAACAGTATTTGGTTATCACGTACAAGATCCAGAACGTTTCGGTGTAGTTGAATTTGATGAAAATAATAAAGTCATAAGTGTTGAAGAGAAACCACAATTTCCGAAATCAAATTATGCGATAACAGGTTTGTATTTTTACGATAATAGAGTAGTAGATATTGCTAAAAATGTTAAACCATCTAGTCGAGGAGAACTGGAAATCACCTCAATAACAGAAGAATATTTAAAATTAGGGGAGTTAGAAGTAGAATTATTAGGACGAGGTTATACATGGCTGGACACAGGTACACACCAGACGCTGGTTGATGCCACAAACTTTGTAAAGACTGTAGAAGAGCATCAGGGTGTTAAAATTTCAGCTCCTGAAGAAGTTGCCTATATAAATGGTTGGATTACCAAAGAACATCTATGGGAATGTGGAGAGAGACTTAGTAAAACGGAGTATGGTCAATATTTAATGAAAGTTGCAAATGGTGAGATTCAATACTAG